TCAACTTTATTTCAATTTTGATGCAAATTATACACACGCAAGAGCTTCAGAAGAATTAAAAGGACAAGATTTTATTCCTTTGGCTCCAGATTTTACGTTAACAAGCGGATTAAGCTATAAAAGTAAATCAGGATTTTTTGGAAGCGCGCAACTAAGACATATTAAAGATAGACCAGCAAATGAAGATAATTCTATTGTTGCTGAAGGTTACACTGTAACAGATTTAAATGTTGGTTATGAGTTTAAAAACATAACATTTGGTGTACAAGTAAAAAACCTTTTTGATACAGAGTGGAATGAAACTCAATTTGCAACAGAATCTCGTTTGCAAAATGAAGTAAATTCTGTTGAAGAAATTCATTTTACACCTGGAACTCCTTTTTTCTTAACTGGAACTATTTCTGTTAGGTTTTAGGGATTTAATCTAATTTCAAAATCATTTAAAAAGACTCGATTACAATATTGAGTCTTTTTTATTTTACAATTAGTTTATATCCAACTCCATGAACATTGGTAATTTTTATGGTTTCGTCTTCAGCCAATTTCTTACGTAATTTAGAAATATAAGTATCTAAACTTCTACTAACCACTACTCCATTATCTTCCCATACTTTCTTTGTTAGTTCCTCTCGTTTTACAGTTTGATTTAAATTTTCTACAAGAATTAAGAGTAAATCACATTCTTTTTTAGATAGATTCATTTCATTAGAATTTCTAATAAGAATATTCCTATCTGGTAAAAAAGAATAGTTACCTATAGTTAGTTTTACTTCATGTTCAACTACTGTATTTTTACTTCTTTGCTGTTTCCTTTTAAATAATAACAAGAGAATAATGGTGACTACAATTAGTAATACTATTATGATATAATAACTCTTATAATTAGTTGAACTCATTGTAACATCTTCTGTGAAGTTTATTCTAATTGTATAACAACTTTTAGCTAAAATTCTATTTGCACAAGGAATAATACCTTCTTGTACTCTTTTTTTCATGAAATAACTATAAGCAACTTCATTATCAACACATTGAAATACTTGTACAATATAAGCTTCTGGTAATTTTGCTTTTTTAAAGTTCGTTTCAATTAACTTTACTAATTTATCTGGTTCTATTTCTATAGCACTAGGAAATGCTATTTCATAAGTTGCATTATCAACTTTTTTTACTGGTAAAACAGGAGATGTTAAATCTTTATTAGCAGCAAGTATTTCATGACCAACTTGTCGGATGGAAACTTTTACTATTTCTGAAAAATAAGATTCTGTAGAAGATGAATTACAAGAAATCAGACTAACCGTAAAAAGTAAGACAATTATTCGTACAGAACTCAAAAAAAGTTTTTTATAAATCATTGTAACAAATAACATATAATTTTACGATAATTTATAGCTTTTGACACTTCTTTTACACTCTTTTGACACTTTTTGGATAAGCATATTCTAACTTTGAGATATCAAAAATGAAATAAAATTTCGCGATATTTTTTCATAAATTACTAATTATTAAATCAATAAAAAAATGATTAAATATATAATCTTAGGAATTACCTTACTTTTTTCAATTTCTTGTAAAAAAGAAAATAAAGTGGAAATGAAACAAGAAAAATCAGTGGCACAAAATATAAAAACAGATAATTTTACGAGTCCTTATTACAATAATAACTATCCATATGATATTTCAAAAAGCAATATGCCATATGAGCTAACTATGAAAACTTTTCAACTACGAACAGATACTCATAGTTTAGAAATTGATATGTTATTACATCAAGGTGCATTTTTTGTTTCTCCAAA
This genomic stretch from Tenacibaculum jejuense harbors:
- a CDS encoding winged helix-turn-helix domain-containing protein, with protein sequence MSSVRIIVLLFTVSLISCNSSSTESYFSEIVKVSIRQVGHEILAANKDLTSPVLPVKKVDNATYEIAFPSAIEIEPDKLVKLIETNFKKAKLPEAYIVQVFQCVDNEVAYSYFMKKRVQEGIIPCANRILAKSCYTIRINFTEDVTMSSTNYKSYYIIIVLLIVVTIILLLLFKRKQQRSKNTVVEHEVKLTIGNYSFLPDRNILIRNSNEMNLSKKECDLLLILVENLNQTVKREELTKKVWEDNGVVVSRSLDTYISKLRKKLAEDETIKITNVHGVGYKLIVK